Genomic segment of Bdellovibrio bacteriovorus:
GAAGTTTTGTATTCTTCTTCTAAGTCTCATTCTTCATTTATCGAAGCTCAAACTTTAAGGTCTGCAGGTTTTTCAGAGGCGTCGTCATCGAACATGAAACGCGCGGATCAGGCGACCGAGAGGGCCTATGACGAATTGGCAGAGGCTGGCTTTTCCGCCGTCTCTATCGTGCCGCTTGGCGCCGGATTTAAATATATGAAAAATGCGGCGGCGGCATCTAAACTGGGATCCGCAAGCAAAGTGGCCTCGGAGGGCACTAAGGTCGAAAAAGAAACTGTCCAAGCCTTGTCGGCCTCACTCAAAGAAATCTCGTCTGACAAGAAGGCTCTGAAAGTTTTAGAGGATTCGTCAAAGCAAGTCAGCTCGGAAGAAATGGGCACATTCTTAGGGTATCTTTCAGATCTTCCCGCACAACAGCGCAAAGAGGTTTTAGATTTGATTAAAGAAAAACCGGATCGCGTCGCTAAATCCATTCGTGAATCCACTCAGTCCGGAGTTTGCCGATGAGAATTAGAAATATTATTCTTCTATTAAGTCTGACATTTTCTTTTCAAACTTATGCTCAAACAGTGGAAGAGGCGAAACGAATACTCAATAGGAACACATCTCTTTACGATGTTTTAGGTGTTGCGCCGAATGCCTCTGATGCGGACATTAAGAATGCGTATCGGCGTTTAGTGCGCACTTATCATCCGGATCGCTTTCAAGGCGACCCCGTTAAATCGCAAGTGATGAGCCAGGTTACGGCGAAACTTAATACCACGCGCGACACATTGATGGATTCAAGTCTGCGTAAGCGTTATGACAATACATTAAAAGCTTCCGGAAGATATAACACGACTTCGTCGTCGACAGCGACGAAAACAGAAGCTCCTGCTTACAAGAAATATGATTTCGGCACCGTTCATCCCGAAGAGCCAGTAAAGAAAAATCAAGAGCCCCCCAAACAAAGTGCGGAACAGCCTAAGGCCAGCGAAAAAGCGAATTCTCAGACCGAAGAACCTAAGAAGCCGACTTCATCTGCAAAAACATCTGTCAATGAGCCTTCAACGACGACAAGAGTCTCTTCGACTCCAGCGACGAGTTCGAACCCTCCGGCGAACCGGGCGACCTCGGCAGAGGCCGCTAGAGCGACGAAACTTTATAATGACGT
This window contains:
- a CDS encoding J domain-containing protein — encoded protein: MRIRNIILLLSLTFSFQTYAQTVEEAKRILNRNTSLYDVLGVAPNASDADIKNAYRRLVRTYHPDRFQGDPVKSQVMSQVTAKLNTTRDTLMDSSLRKRYDNTLKASGRYNTTSSSTATKTEAPAYKKYDFGTVHPEEPVKKNQEPPKQSAEQPKASEKANSQTEEPKKPTSSAKTSVNEPSTTTRVSSTPATSSNPPANRATSAEAARATKLYNDVQKCSGGFYKAFVDVMI